In Achromobacter spanius, the following proteins share a genomic window:
- a CDS encoding alpha/beta hydrolase, with translation MTLGFALASVAGSAAHAAELGAKAEITEGAVLASGVRYEFLARWDTERLNRILQTDTPSFAGTRATYTPARNAVNLYRVSYASVIPERGNLPTVATGLVAVPDTTQASLPMVSYQHGTVYGKHEVPSYPEQSPETQLMIAQFAGQGYAVIGADYFGLGDSTESEGYMVKGSHQQASYDMLLAARAVLADLKRSSNKLFLAGWSQGGFVTMAFLEKLEAAGVAVQATATASAPVDVFVALNGFLQFPRANDASWVTSLFILSSFSYENYYGEPGLARSLINPAYYEVSRKAYAREPFNAADVPTDVRKLIRAEYFNPKFFAASAYGRLVDQAQSYRWVIQTPVRNYYGDTDEAISTGLGQLAATYQHAMGAGNTKVEAISTGATTHRGTYAHAVPQWKSWFDGM, from the coding sequence ATGACGTTGGGGTTTGCCTTGGCAAGCGTAGCGGGCAGCGCAGCACACGCGGCCGAGCTTGGCGCCAAGGCGGAGATTACCGAAGGCGCTGTGCTGGCCTCGGGCGTACGCTATGAATTCCTTGCGCGCTGGGACACCGAACGCCTCAATCGCATCCTGCAAACCGATACGCCAAGCTTTGCCGGCACGCGCGCCACCTACACACCCGCGCGTAACGCGGTGAACCTATACCGCGTCAGCTACGCCTCCGTCATTCCCGAGCGCGGCAACCTGCCCACGGTTGCCACCGGCCTGGTTGCCGTGCCGGACACGACCCAGGCATCGTTGCCGATGGTGTCCTACCAGCACGGCACCGTTTACGGCAAACACGAGGTGCCCTCGTATCCCGAACAGTCGCCTGAAACGCAGCTGATGATTGCCCAGTTCGCGGGGCAGGGCTACGCGGTGATCGGCGCTGATTACTTCGGCCTTGGCGATTCGACCGAGTCCGAAGGCTACATGGTCAAGGGCAGCCATCAACAAGCCAGCTACGACATGCTGCTTGCCGCGCGCGCCGTGCTGGCCGACTTGAAACGCAGCAGCAACAAGCTGTTCCTGGCGGGATGGTCGCAAGGTGGTTTCGTGACGATGGCCTTCCTGGAAAAACTGGAAGCGGCCGGCGTGGCGGTGCAGGCCACCGCCACGGCCAGCGCGCCCGTCGACGTGTTCGTGGCGCTGAACGGCTTCTTGCAGTTCCCGCGCGCCAATGACGCAAGCTGGGTGACCAGCCTGTTCATCCTGTCGTCGTTCTCTTACGAGAACTACTACGGCGAACCCGGCTTGGCGCGTTCGCTGATCAACCCGGCGTATTACGAGGTGTCGCGCAAGGCCTACGCGCGCGAACCGTTCAATGCCGCCGACGTGCCGACCGACGTGCGCAAGCTGATCCGGGCCGAGTACTTCAACCCGAAGTTCTTCGCGGCATCCGCCTATGGCCGGCTGGTGGACCAGGCGCAGTCGTATCGCTGGGTGATCCAGACGCCGGTGCGCAATTACTACGGCGATACCGACGAAGCGATCAGCACCGGCTTGGGCCAGTTGGCGGCCACCTACCAGCACGCCATGGGCGCGGGCAACACCAAGGTCGAAGCGATTTCAACCGGCGCCACCACGCACCGAGGCACGTACGCGCACGCCGTGCCTCAATGGAAATCCTGGTTCGACGGGATGTAA